A genomic stretch from Streptomyces venezuelae ATCC 10712 includes:
- a CDS encoding GlxA family transcriptional regulator codes for MTVHTVVVAAFDGVRLLDVSAPLEVFATAGSGYEVVVCSPDGRDVRTSAGLRIGADLAVAAVTRADTLIVPGAVDVERCVAVAPAVADLAARSGRVASVCTGAFALGAAGLLAGRRATTHWEHAAELARRFPAVEVCPDAIHVRDGEVWSSAGVTAGIDLCLALVEEDRGPEAARAVARDLVVFLQRPGGQSQFSAASRTPPTAHPVVRPLLDAVAADPAADHSAPVLARRAGVSARHLARLFREQTGATPAGYVERVRVEAARMLLEGGASVTGAAARSGLGSDETLRRAFARHFGVTPSAYLARFRTTAVDGSYS; via the coding sequence ATGACGGTGCACACGGTGGTGGTGGCGGCTTTCGACGGCGTACGGCTCCTGGACGTCTCCGCGCCCCTGGAGGTCTTCGCCACGGCGGGGTCGGGTTACGAGGTGGTGGTGTGCTCGCCCGACGGGCGGGACGTGCGGACCTCGGCCGGGCTGCGGATCGGGGCCGATCTCGCGGTGGCGGCGGTGACGCGGGCGGACACCCTGATCGTGCCGGGGGCGGTGGACGTGGAGCGGTGCGTGGCGGTGGCACCGGCGGTGGCGGATCTCGCGGCCCGTTCGGGGCGGGTGGCGTCGGTGTGCACGGGGGCGTTCGCGCTGGGGGCGGCGGGGCTGCTGGCCGGGCGGCGGGCGACGACGCACTGGGAGCACGCGGCGGAGCTGGCCCGCCGGTTTCCGGCGGTCGAGGTGTGTCCGGACGCGATCCACGTGCGGGACGGGGAGGTGTGGTCCTCGGCGGGTGTGACGGCGGGGATCGACCTGTGTCTGGCGCTCGTGGAGGAGGACCGGGGTCCGGAGGCGGCGCGCGCGGTCGCCCGGGACCTGGTGGTGTTCCTCCAGCGGCCGGGCGGGCAGTCGCAGTTCTCGGCCGCGTCGCGCACTCCCCCGACGGCGCATCCGGTGGTCCGTCCGCTGCTGGACGCGGTGGCGGCCGATCCGGCGGCGGATCACAGCGCTCCGGTGCTCGCGCGGCGGGCCGGGGTGAGTGCCCGGCATCTGGCGCGGCTGTTCCGGGAGCAGACCGGGGCGACGCCTGCGGGGTACGTGGAGCGGGTGCGGGTGGAGGCGGCCCGGATGCTCCTGGAGGGCGGGGCGAGCGTGACGGGCGCGGCGGCGCGGAGCGGTCTGGGCAGCGACGAGACGCTGCGGAGGGCGTTCGCCCGGCATTTCGGGGTGACGCCCTCCGCCTATCTGGCGCGGTTCCGCACGACGGCGGTGGACGGGTCCTACTCGTAG
- a CDS encoding amino acid permease: MTSVQVDKQHDGNEAADSVSGEGYHRALGARQIQMIAIGGAIGTGLFLGAGKGISIAGPSLILAYAIAGLVIFFIMRALGELLMYRPVSGSFSEYAREFIGPFAGFATGWTYWLFWVVTGITEVTAAATYMTYWWDIPQWLSALVFTVILYGANLISVKLFGELEFWFSMVKVTAIVGMILICAGILTLGFSDAGDTASVTHLWDLGGFFAGKDGIFSTLMTLQMVMFAFLAVELVGVTAGESKDPKTVLPKAINTVPWRIAVFYVGALIMILSVVPWTEFKPGVSPFVAAFEKMGLGVGAAIVNFVVLTAALSSCNSGMYSTGRMLRDLALNGQGPKVFTKLTKSGTPLVGTTFSAALMMVGVWINYQWPGEAFNYVVSFATISGMWAWIVILICQIRYRLKADRGELPQSSFRAPGGIWASVFALAFIAMVVVTMAMDAGNRVALYGAPVWGLILAVSYLVLKSRDPEGAAFAKRP; the protein is encoded by the coding sequence GCAGGTCGACAAGCAGCACGACGGCAATGAGGCCGCGGACTCCGTCTCGGGCGAGGGTTACCACCGGGCACTCGGCGCCCGCCAGATCCAGATGATCGCGATCGGCGGCGCCATCGGCACCGGCCTGTTCCTGGGCGCGGGCAAGGGCATCTCCATCGCGGGACCCAGCCTGATCCTCGCGTACGCCATCGCGGGCCTCGTCATCTTCTTCATCATGCGGGCGCTCGGCGAGCTCCTCATGTACCGCCCGGTCTCGGGCTCCTTCTCGGAGTACGCCCGCGAGTTCATCGGCCCGTTCGCGGGCTTCGCGACCGGCTGGACGTACTGGCTCTTCTGGGTGGTCACCGGCATCACCGAGGTCACCGCCGCGGCGACCTACATGACGTACTGGTGGGACATCCCGCAGTGGCTCTCCGCCCTCGTCTTCACCGTGATCCTCTACGGTGCCAACCTGATCTCCGTGAAGCTCTTCGGTGAGCTGGAGTTCTGGTTCTCCATGGTCAAGGTCACCGCGATCGTCGGCATGATCCTGATCTGCGCCGGCATCCTCACCCTCGGCTTCTCCGACGCCGGCGACACCGCCTCCGTCACCCACCTGTGGGACCTCGGCGGCTTCTTCGCGGGCAAGGACGGCATCTTCTCGACCCTGATGACCCTCCAGATGGTCATGTTCGCGTTCCTCGCGGTCGAGCTGGTCGGCGTCACGGCCGGCGAGTCGAAGGACCCGAAGACGGTCCTGCCGAAGGCCATCAACACCGTGCCGTGGCGCATCGCCGTCTTCTACGTCGGCGCGCTGATCATGATCCTGTCGGTCGTCCCGTGGACCGAGTTCAAGCCGGGCGTCTCCCCGTTCGTCGCGGCCTTCGAGAAGATGGGCCTCGGCGTCGGCGCCGCGATCGTCAACTTCGTCGTCCTGACGGCGGCCCTGTCCTCCTGCAACTCGGGCATGTACTCCACCGGCCGCATGCTGCGCGACCTCGCGCTCAACGGCCAGGGCCCGAAGGTCTTCACCAAGCTGACCAAGTCCGGCACCCCGCTCGTCGGCACCACCTTCTCGGCCGCGCTGATGATGGTCGGCGTCTGGATCAACTACCAGTGGCCCGGCGAGGCGTTCAACTACGTCGTCTCCTTCGCCACCATCTCCGGCATGTGGGCCTGGATCGTCATCCTGATCTGCCAGATCCGCTACCGCCTCAAGGCCGACCGGGGCGAGCTGCCGCAGTCGTCCTTCCGGGCGCCCGGCGGCATCTGGGCCAGCGTCTTCGCGCTCGCCTTCATCGCCATGGTCGTCGTGACCATGGCCATGGACGCCGGCAACCGGGTCGCGCTGTACGGCGCGCCGGTCTGGGGCCTGATCCTCGCCGTCTCCTACCTGGTCCTGAAGTCCCGCGACCCCGAGGGCGCCGCCTTCGCCAAGCGGCCCTAA
- a CDS encoding Mov34/MPN/PAD-1 family protein yields the protein MLTITRALYDQIVEHSRADHPDEACGVVAGPVGSGRPERFIPMLNAARSPTFYEFDSADLLKLYREMDDRDEEPVIVYHSHTATEAYPSRTDISYANEPQAHYVLVSTADSDGAGPFQFRSFSIVEGVVTEEEVKVVEAYE from the coding sequence ATGCTGACCATCACCCGGGCCCTGTACGACCAGATCGTGGAACACTCCCGCGCGGACCACCCCGACGAGGCCTGCGGCGTGGTCGCGGGCCCGGTCGGCAGCGGGCGCCCCGAGCGGTTCATCCCGATGCTGAACGCGGCCCGCTCGCCCACCTTCTACGAGTTCGACTCCGCGGACCTGCTCAAGCTCTACCGCGAGATGGACGACCGGGACGAGGAGCCCGTCATCGTCTACCACTCGCACACCGCGACCGAGGCCTACCCCTCCCGTACGGACATCTCGTACGCCAACGAGCCCCAGGCCCACTACGTCCTCGTCTCCACCGCCGACAGCGACGGCGCCGGCCCCTTCCAGTTCCGCTCCTTCTCGATCGTCGAGGGCGTGGTGACGGAGGAGGAGGTCAAGGTCGTGGAGGCCTACGAGTAG